Proteins encoded in a region of the Shewanella polaris genome:
- a CDS encoding enoyl-CoA hydratase-related protein, translating into MLSNQYKFIECRLEQGVAELILNRVEVHNAFDEVMISEMIQAIESFASNNQCNMLILRANGKNFSAGADLNWMRKQAKMDFEQNLTDAHELAKLMHVLDKFPKPTIALVQGAAFGGALGLICCCDIAIANTRASFCLSEVKLGLIPAVISPYVIRAMGNRQSRRFMLTAERFSADVALTHQVIHEVNDDLDAAAAPFIAAFNANSPQGMAWAKNLVSHLENGVIDDATLDFTSEQIARIRVSEEGQEGLNAFFEKRTPTWKTAKSDPQGAQ; encoded by the coding sequence ATGTTATCAAACCAATATAAGTTCATTGAATGCCGCCTAGAACAAGGAGTAGCAGAGCTCATTTTAAACCGAGTTGAAGTGCATAATGCCTTTGATGAAGTGATGATTAGCGAGATGATCCAGGCTATCGAAAGCTTTGCCAGTAACAATCAATGTAATATGTTGATTTTACGTGCTAATGGTAAAAACTTCAGTGCTGGCGCCGACCTCAATTGGATGCGCAAACAAGCAAAAATGGACTTTGAACAAAATCTGACTGATGCCCATGAGCTTGCCAAGCTGATGCACGTGTTAGACAAGTTCCCAAAACCCACTATTGCCTTAGTACAAGGCGCAGCCTTTGGTGGTGCATTAGGGTTGATTTGCTGCTGCGATATTGCCATTGCCAACACTCGCGCCAGTTTTTGTTTAAGCGAAGTGAAGCTAGGTCTTATCCCTGCTGTGATAAGTCCGTATGTGATTCGTGCCATGGGTAATCGCCAATCACGCCGCTTTATGCTGACCGCTGAACGCTTTAGTGCTGATGTTGCCTTAACCCATCAAGTCATTCACGAAGTTAACGACGACTTAGATGCTGCTGCGGCCCCTTTTATCGCAGCATTTAATGCCAACAGTCCTCAGGGCATGGCATGGGCAAAAAATCTTGTATCACATTTAGAAAACGGCGTGATAGACGACGCTACGCTCGATTTTACTAGCGAGCAAATTGCTCGTATTCGTGTATCAGAAGAAGGTCAAGAAGGCCTTAATGCTTTCTTTGAAAAACGTACGCCTACATGGAAAACCGCTAAATCTGATCCACAAGGAGCCCAATAA
- a CDS encoding carboxyl transferase domain-containing protein: MTQLSSRINPRSDEFKAKSDSMALLVDDLQQKLNKIEQGGGPVALERHLSRGKLLPRQRVEKLLDPGSPFLEISQFAAYEVYDEEVPAAGVIAGIGRVSGVECMIIANDATVKGGTYYPITVKKHLRAQDIASRCHLPCIYLVDSGGANLPRQDEVFPDRDHFGRIFYNQAQMSAKGIPQIAVVMGLCTAGGAYVPAMADESIIVKEQGTIFLAGPPLVKAATGEEVSAEELGGAEVHTKISGVADHLAQNDDHALELARRAILRLNHQKEIKSLLSPVKPPKFDIHELYGIVGTDLKKPFDVKEVIARVVDDSDFDEFKANYGATLVCGFASIHGYPVGIVANNGILFSESAQKGAHFIELCCQRKIPLLFLQNITGFMVGKKYEHEGIAKHGAKMVTAVSCANVPKFTVIIGGSYGAGNYGMCGRAFEPTMMWMWPNARISVMGGEQAAGVLATVRRDGLARKGVEWSVEDEQAFRKPIVEQYEKEGHPYHASARLWDDGIIDPAQTRDVVGLALSAALNAPIEDTRFGVFRM, from the coding sequence ATGACGCAACTTAGCAGCCGTATCAATCCTCGCAGTGACGAATTTAAAGCCAAGTCAGACAGCATGGCGTTATTGGTCGATGATCTTCAACAAAAACTAAATAAAATCGAACAAGGTGGCGGCCCTGTCGCATTAGAACGCCATTTATCTCGTGGTAAATTATTGCCACGCCAGCGCGTTGAAAAGCTGCTCGACCCAGGTTCACCCTTTTTAGAAATATCGCAATTTGCCGCTTACGAAGTTTATGACGAAGAAGTCCCTGCTGCTGGCGTCATTGCTGGTATTGGTAGAGTCAGTGGTGTTGAGTGCATGATTATTGCCAACGACGCCACAGTAAAAGGTGGCACCTACTACCCTATTACTGTTAAAAAGCATTTACGTGCGCAAGACATTGCCAGCCGTTGCCACTTACCGTGTATCTACTTAGTCGATTCTGGTGGCGCGAATTTACCTCGCCAAGATGAAGTATTTCCAGATCGCGATCATTTCGGCCGAATTTTCTATAACCAAGCACAGATGTCAGCTAAAGGTATTCCACAAATTGCCGTCGTCATGGGTTTGTGTACCGCAGGCGGTGCTTATGTACCTGCCATGGCCGATGAGTCAATTATTGTCAAAGAACAAGGCACCATCTTTTTAGCCGGACCTCCATTAGTGAAAGCAGCGACGGGCGAAGAAGTCAGTGCAGAAGAGCTTGGCGGTGCAGAAGTTCACACTAAAATATCCGGTGTTGCCGATCATTTAGCGCAAAATGACGACCACGCCCTTGAGCTTGCTCGCCGTGCAATACTGCGTCTTAATCATCAAAAAGAAATCAAAAGCCTATTAAGCCCAGTCAAACCACCTAAGTTCGATATCCATGAATTGTACGGCATTGTCGGTACCGATCTTAAAAAGCCGTTTGATGTAAAAGAAGTCATTGCCCGTGTGGTTGATGACTCAGACTTTGACGAATTTAAAGCCAACTACGGTGCAACCTTAGTGTGTGGTTTTGCGAGTATACATGGTTACCCTGTCGGTATTGTGGCTAATAACGGCATTTTGTTTTCGGAGTCGGCGCAAAAAGGCGCTCACTTCATTGAACTGTGTTGCCAACGTAAAATTCCGCTGTTATTCCTGCAAAATATTACCGGCTTTATGGTGGGTAAAAAATATGAACATGAAGGCATTGCTAAACATGGCGCCAAAATGGTGACCGCGGTGTCTTGTGCCAATGTGCCTAAATTTACCGTGATTATCGGTGGCAGTTACGGTGCGGGTAACTACGGCATGTGTGGGCGCGCATTCGAACCTACCATGATGTGGATGTGGCCTAACGCCCGTATTTCGGTAATGGGCGGAGAACAAGCTGCTGGCGTATTAGCCACAGTGCGCCGCGATGGTTTAGCCCGTAAAGGCGTTGAATGGTCTGTAGAAGATGAACAAGCTTTCCGTAAGCCGATTGTTGAGCAATACGAAAAAGAGGGACATCCGTATCATGCCAGTGCCCGTCTTTGGGATGATGGCATTATTGATCCGGCACAAACACGCGACGTGGTCGGTTTAGCCTTATCGGCAGCATTAAATGCTCCCATTGAAGACACCCGCTTTGGGGTGTTCCGCATGTAA
- a CDS encoding isovaleryl-CoA dehydrogenase encodes MSNLYTSLNFGLGEDVDMLRDAVRGFAANEIAPMAAQVDIDNAFPNQLWSVLGDMGLLGVTVDEQYGGANMGYLAHVVAMEEISRASASIGLSYGAHSNLCVNQINRNGNDAQKAKYLPKLVSGEHIGALAMSEPNAGSDVVSMKLHARKEGDRYILNGNKMWITNGPDAHTYVIYAKTDLEKGAHGISAFIVERESKGFSQAQKLDKLGMRGSNTCELVFEDCEVPEENILGGLNNGVKVLMSGLDYERVVLSGGPLGIMSACMDIVIPYIHEREQFGQSIGQFQLVQGKLADMYTGMNAARSYVYSVAKSCDRGETTRKDAAGAILYSAELATKMALDAIQLLGGNGYVNEYATGRLLRDAKLYEIGAGTSEIRRMLIGRELFNESK; translated from the coding sequence ATGAGCAACTTATATACCAGCCTAAACTTCGGTTTAGGTGAAGATGTAGATATGTTACGTGACGCCGTTCGTGGTTTTGCCGCCAACGAAATTGCCCCCATGGCCGCCCAAGTCGATATCGACAATGCGTTTCCAAATCAATTATGGTCAGTACTTGGCGATATGGGTTTATTAGGTGTCACTGTTGATGAGCAATATGGCGGCGCTAACATGGGCTATCTGGCTCACGTGGTGGCAATGGAAGAAATCTCCCGCGCATCAGCATCTATTGGATTAAGTTATGGCGCTCATTCAAACTTATGTGTGAACCAAATTAACCGTAATGGTAATGACGCTCAAAAAGCCAAATACTTACCTAAGCTCGTCAGCGGCGAGCACATTGGTGCACTTGCCATGAGCGAACCCAATGCGGGTTCTGATGTGGTTTCAATGAAACTGCATGCTCGCAAAGAAGGCGATCGCTACATCTTAAATGGCAATAAAATGTGGATCACTAACGGTCCTGATGCCCATACCTATGTGATTTACGCAAAAACCGACTTAGAAAAAGGCGCACATGGCATTAGCGCTTTTATCGTCGAGCGTGAATCGAAAGGTTTTAGCCAAGCTCAGAAACTCGACAAGCTCGGTATGCGCGGTTCGAACACTTGTGAATTGGTATTTGAAGATTGCGAAGTGCCAGAAGAAAACATCTTAGGCGGCCTCAACAATGGCGTAAAAGTGCTAATGAGCGGCCTTGATTACGAACGAGTGGTGTTGTCTGGTGGGCCATTGGGCATTATGTCTGCTTGTATGGACATCGTAATCCCGTACATTCATGAACGCGAACAGTTTGGACAATCCATTGGCCAATTCCAATTAGTACAAGGCAAACTGGCTGATATGTACACAGGTATGAACGCTGCTCGATCATATGTTTACAGCGTAGCTAAATCTTGTGACCGCGGTGAAACTACTCGTAAAGACGCCGCTGGTGCGATTTTATACAGTGCAGAACTTGCCACTAAAATGGCCTTAGATGCGATTCAATTACTCGGCGGCAATGGCTATGTCAACGAATACGCCACCGGCCGTTTATTGCGTGATGCTAAGCTTTACGAAATTGGTGCAGGCACCTCTGAAATTCGCCGCATGTTAATTGGTCGCGAATTGTTTAACGAGTCAAAGTAA
- a CDS encoding MerR family transcriptional regulator, with translation MSTIHNPQSTYSISDLSKEFDITTRSIRFYEDQGLIKPKRRGQTRIYSLKDRVRLKLILRGKRLGFSLAETRRLFELYDADKSSSTQLNTMLDLVNDKKSALQQQMDDIKVVLMELNSAEQQCKAALVDNSVNKTK, from the coding sequence ATGAGCACAATCCATAACCCACAATCGACATATTCTATCAGTGACTTATCAAAAGAATTTGATATCACCACCCGCAGTATTCGCTTTTACGAAGATCAAGGTTTGATTAAACCTAAGCGTCGTGGACAAACACGCATATACAGCCTGAAAGACCGAGTCCGTTTAAAACTCATATTACGCGGTAAACGCCTTGGCTTTTCGTTAGCTGAAACCCGCCGTCTATTTGAGCTTTACGATGCAGATAAAAGTAGCTCTACTCAGCTCAACACCATGCTTGACTTGGTTAACGACAAAAAATCAGCATTACAACAACAAATGGACGACATTAAAGTTGTGCTCATGGAACTCAACTCCGCCGAGCAGCAATGTAAAGCGGCATTAGTGGATAACTCAGTTAACAAAACCAAATAA